In the Sedimentisphaera cyanobacteriorum genome, CACTGACGGCAGCGTTTGAGGAATTCTTCAAGCATCGGCCGCAGGGTTTTCACGGCGTTTGCCCTGTGTGAGATACGGTTTTTCTCTTCTCTTGCCAGCTCAGCAACGCTCTGCCCTCTTTCAGGCAGGTAGAATACAGGGTCGTAGCCGAAGCCGCCTGTGCCTCGTTTTTCGTTGAGTATCCTGCCGGGCAGAAAGCCTTCAGCTTCAAGGATCGGCTTTTCAGAATCGGCAAGGCAGAGAGAGCTTACGAATCTCGCAGTTCGGTTCTCTTCCGGCACACCATCCATCAGCCTGAGCACCTTCTTTATATTCTCTTCATCTATGCGGAATGCATCACTGCTGTGGTCTTTATGGGCTCCTGAGAATCTCGCGCTGCTCACTCCCGGCGCTCCGCCGAGAGCATCAATCTCAAGTCCGGAGTCGTCTGCAAGCGTGAGAATTCCGGTCTGACGTGCATAACCGATCGCTTTTCTTTTCGCATTTTCAGTGAATGTTTCCCCGTCTTCTTCCACTTCCTCCGCTTCCGGAAAATCCTTTAGCGAAAGCCAGTTTATGCTGAATCCTGAGAGCAGAATCTCAAAATCTCTTATTTTTCCTGCGTTAGTTGTTGCCAGAAGTATATCCATTTTTCCTTCCCTTATATTCAAGTATCTCAAGCTCATCCAGCGGCTTACAGTTTATTATCTGATCGAAGTGTTTGGGGTTTATAAAAGCTCCCTCGCGCGGGCCGGCGTGTTTGGCGAGCATCTTTACAGCAGCGAGAAATTTTTTCTCCGGCTTCGCTGCGGCGGGGGCAAATCCGCCCAGCTCGGATGCAAATTCAAACTGATACGCATGCAGTGTTAAATTTTCCACCATAGGCCGCTCGGTTTTGCTCTGGCTCCTTGTGTATTTCCGCTTGAATTCGGATAAGTACAGCGGCTTTGGATTTCCGTATAGCGGGTCTATCGCAAGCGGCATACCTTCATAATCCAGATGAAGCCGGATCTGGCCTGCCCTTGCAGTTAGCGGCCTCACTGCAAGCAGAGATAGATTCCCGAAATCAGCAATCTGCTGCCAAAGCGTAACAGCCTTAGCATCGCTTTTTTCATCGATTTTCATCCTGCCCGGGTCTTTCGCCCTTGATATTCCCGTTTCGGTGCGGCCAACACGTTCGGGAACGTATCCGTTTACAATCGCAAGGTAAACAGCAGCTGATGTGTTGTTCACAATCGAGCGGGCGAGGCGTTTGTGGAAATCCATATTCTTTGAAACCACTACCACCCCGGGCACCTGCTTGCTCAGACGGGTTGCGGTGCGAAGCTTTTCGCCCATCTGAATCTTTCCCTCAAGCAGCTGGGCAACGCTCGGCGCTCCGCTGCGGTCTTTTGTAACAGAAACCCCCGCAGGCTTATTCACCGCTGCAAAATCAAAATTATCGTGCAGAATCTCTATAGCTTTTCCTTTGGGCAAAATAATACTCCGCTCTAATCTTTCTTGAGTGCGTAAACCTTAAAATCGGAATATTTCACCTTTGTCCATTTGAGCTGACGGAAACCGATCTTCCCCGCACCGGGCAGCTTCCCGAAACGCTCTTTATCTTCCTGATAATCGATTATCACCCATCCGTCAACAGCGAGCTGAATACGCCCTTCTGCCCGCATGAGGGTGATTTTATGCACTTCATTAGATTTCGAATCTATCCCGGGTATGCCCAAATCAGCAAGGTATCTTCCGGAATTGAGCCGCAGATAAGAGGCATTCCTCGAGGCCCCGAGCGGCATATCCGAATAATACGAAAGCGAGTAGAGGTCTATATCTCCGTTTGTATAATCCTCGCTCCTTCCGGTTCTAAAATCAATGCTCGAATCGTAAACATCCTTGCCGTTTTGTCCAATTGCAGAGAAAAACACTAAACACGCCCCGTTTTCACTGAGCACCTGAACATTCCACTCTGCAAGAAAATTCGGCGGAAAATTCGCCCAGCACCAGAACGTGATGTGGCCTGTGGCGAAATCAAAGTCTTTCATTGTAGATTCCATAACAAGCCCGTCTTTGCGGAAATTTATCTGAGCCGGCCCTTCTGCTACCCATCCCCGAACGTCTTTCGGAGCCCGCAGGGGCGAGCTGAAGATAAGCTCTTTCTCTATATCTTCAGAGCCGAAATAGCCCAGAAGTGAGAATTCCCTCGTAGGGATTATGCCCAAATATTTATTCATTTTTTTCCTGTTCTGCTGCTCTATGTAATGATCGATTGCAGATTCCTCGATCACCTTGTCGTACAGCCTGCACTCGGATACAGCAATCTGAGATGTAGTGATATTCAGCCGGTTCCCGCCTTCATTATCGAGCTGCTTAAGCCTTCGTCTTTTCCTCAGGTATGGCGTTCCGTTTACATAGCAGTTGAAGATTCCCTCATCCGCATCCCAAACAAACGCAAAATGCATCCACTCCTCTCCCGGTATCTCCGGCAGCAGAATATGCATATCGTTCAGCCTGCTTGTGCCATTCTCCCATGAGAATCTGAAATCCAGCTTGTTTGCTGATTTGGCCAGATCGAATTTGAACAGCTTATCCACTTCCGCAATCTCGTATGTTTCCTCTGGTTCGCCCTTGCCGGTACGCATAGTTTTATGCGGGCGAATCCAGATCATAAACGTGCCTTCTTTCGATATAGGGGCGTTGAGATCGCCTGAGAAATACATCTTCTTTTCTTTGGCTTTCAGCGCCTTCGCGCCGTTCATTGGGCCGTCGATAATATCAAAATTAACGAAATCAGATACGTCCGCCCGCTCGGTATCCGAGAGTCCTGTGGAATTAACCGCATCCTGCGTGAGCCATATCTTCGCCTCATATCCCATACAAGCTCCGCAGGCAAGCATAAATATCAGAAGTTTAACCGCTTTCATCGAGCTCCTTTCGCTAAGTTTATTCAATCTCATCCCTCCCGAGAATCGCATCCGAGAGAATCGAATTATTCGAAAATTCAATACTGCTCCCCGCGGGCAGCCCCCTTGCGAGGCGGGTGATCCTTATGCTGCTGTCTCGCAGGAGGCTGGTAACGTAGAGCGAAGTGGCATCGCCTTCCACAGTGGGATTGGTTGCCATAATGATCTCCCTTATGCCCCCTTGCCGGATCCTGCTTATCAGCTTGTCTATCGTCAGGTCTTCCGGCTCGATTCCCTCCAGCGGGGCGATATGCCCCCCGAGCACGTGATAAGTCCATTTGCATATCCCAGTTTTCTCAAGGCTTATCAAATCCTTCGGCTGCTCCACAACGCACACCGTGGACTTATCCCGAGAAGGGGCTTGGCAGATGGGGCATATTTCCTCCTCCGAATAGCTGCAGCATATTTTGCACTGCTTTATCTTCGTTTTTACCTCGCTCACAGCCCTCGCAAGCTCCATCGCCTCTGCCTTCTCGGATTTGAGCACGTGAAAAGCAAGCCTTTCCGCTGTTTTCCTGCCTATCCCGGGCAGCTCTGCAAACTTCTCTATCAGATTATTCAGAGCCTTCGTATAGGCGGGATTTGTGGTGTTTTTTTCGGGCAATTCTAAAACCTCGCTTCTTATTGATTTTTCGGCCTTGATATCCCAATAATCTGAGCGTTAAAGGTGTTCAGTACCTTCTGAACTCCCGGGTCTTTCATGGCTTGTCTTTGGTCTTTAAAGCTGCTTTTTGCTCCTTTGGGTTTGTTTGCAGGTTCGCCGCTGGAGGAGGCCTCCTGCCTCACTTGCAGGGCAATTTCGGTTCCGAGGATCTTCGCGAAAACCTTCTCTGCCTCCTGCTTCTTTGTTTGCAGGAGCCGGCCTGCCATGCCCGTTTTGGCATGCAAAACCAGATTCCCGTTCTCAAAACCTGCCGGCTCGGCGTTGCTCAGATTTGCCCCGAGGCTCATATTCACCTTCGCTGTTTTCTGCACAACCTCCTGCCAGCGGGATTGAAGCTCTTCAAGATTCCCGCATTCCACGCTCCCTGCCTGCTCGAGCTTATCCGCTGCCGAGCCGTTTTTCTCAGCGAAGGCCTGTTTCAGGCTCGGCTTCCGTGCTCCTGCTGGTTTGCCGCCGGCCTGCGAGTTTTTTTTTCCGCCGCCCCCGCCGGCCGTCTGCCGAACGAGAGTTTGCACGTTGATAAAATGCTCGCTCAGCGTAAGCCGCATAAGGGCTGCTTCCAGAATTGCTCTGGGGTTGTCCGATTTCTTCACTGTCCCCCGCATCCGTTCCATCGTCGTAACCGCATACACAAGCGAGGCAATATCGAACTTTCCCGCAATCCGCTCGGTCTCTTCGGCCTCAGCTGCCGTTTGCACGATTAGCGAGCTGCCTGCACCGGCGCTTGCTGTGATCATCAGATCGCGGAAGCTGTCTATGAGGCTGTCGGTGATTTGCTCCGGGCTCATCCCTTTGCTCAGAAGCTCATCGCAAACCTCCAGCACGCCCGGCGCATCCGAATCGCCGATAAGCTCGGTCATGCGGGCTATCTCAGCGCGTCCGGGCTCGCCCAGGGTGTTCTCAAGCACCTCAAGCGTAAGATTGTCTGCTCCAGTGCTCAGGATTTGATCCAGAAGGCTTAGGGCATCACGCATAGAGCCGTTCGCAAGGCGGGATAGAGCAACTGCGAAATCATCATCGCAGCTGATTCCCTCAGCCTCTAAAACCATCTTCACCTGCTTCTGGATGGTTTGGGGGTCTATCGAGCGGAAATCAAACCGCTGACAGCGGGATTGTATCGTAGGCAGAACCTTATTCGGCTCGGTGGTGGCGAAGATAAACTTAACATGCGCCGGCGGCTCCTCCAGAATCTTCAGAAGGGCATTGAAAGCCCCCGTGCTGAGCATATGAATCTCATCGATAATGTATATCTTATAACGTCCGCGGGCAGGGCGATACATCGCATTCTGACGCAGATCACGAATATTCTCTACGCCGTTGTTGCTCGCTCCGTCAATCTCGATTACGTCTATATCCTCGCCCGAATTTATCGCTATGCAGCTCTCGCATTCGCAGCAAGGCTCGGTCGTGGGAGATTCTACGCTCTGGCAGTTCAGAGCCTTCGCCAGCACACGTGCCATCGTCGTTTTACCTACGCCCCGAGTCCCGCAGAATAGGTAAGCATGCGCTACCCGGTCCGAGAGGATTGCGTTTTTCAGAGTATGGGCGATTGCATCCTGCCCAGCTATATCATCAAATCTCTGCGATCTGTATCTTCTTGCAAGTACTGTGTAAGCCATTTTCCACCGTTTTGATGTTTTTCTCTCCAGCCGGATATTATACAGCACCTGTTTTTTTTCTCAATCCGCAATTTTTACAGAATAGATTTTACACTATCTGCCAGTTTTTTGCTCCTTATTAAAACGTCAGTTGATGTGAAGAGCTTTTTAAGCTTTAAAGATTCGACACATCTCACTCACAAATACAGCAGATTAAGCTCTTTGCTATCCTTTACCTAATATACCCACTTGCAAAATACAAAAAAGCTCGGCGATATTACTCACCGAGCTTTAAATTTCTTATCAGGGCACTGAATCGTTAAGGAGTCTGACGTAAAAGGCTAAGCAGCTAAAATTTTGGCCTAATTGCCTTACTGCTTAGTTTTTCATCCCTTAGAAAGGAGGTGATCCAGCCGCAGGTTCCCCTACGGCTACCTTGTTACGACTTAGTCCCAGTTACCGAGTTCACCGTAGGCAGCCGTCTCTCCGAAGAGTTGACAAGCCGACTTCGGGTGCTCCCGATTTCCATGACTTGACGGGCGGTGTGTACAAGGCTCAGGAACATATTCACCGCGTCATTGCTGATACGCGATTACTAGCGATTCCAACTTCATGTTCTCGAGTTGCCAGAGAACAATCCGAACTGAGGCAGACTTTGTGCGATTTGCTCAACCTCACGGCTTTGCGTCGATCTGTATCTGCCATTGTAGCACGTGTGAAGCCCTGGGCATAAAGGCCATGAGGACTTGACGTCATCCCCGCCTTCCTCCGGTTTAACACCGGCAGTCCCGTTAGAGTCCCCAGCTTAACCTGCTGGCAACTAACGGCAAGGGTTTCGCTCGTTCAAGGACTTAACCCAACATCTCACGACACGAGCTGACGACAGCCATGCAGCACCTGTGTAAGTTTCACTCTCCGAAGAGAGCAGCCCGGTCCTGTTTCCAGGAAGGCATCCAAACATGTCAAACCCAGGTAAGGTTCTGCGCGTTGCTTCGAATTAATCCACATGCTCCACCGCTTGTGTGAGCCCCCGTCAATTCCTTTGAGTTTTAGCCTTGCGACCGTACTCCCCAGGCGGTGCACTTAACACTTTTGCTACGCCCGCAATAATGTCAGAATTACTGCGAACCAGTGCACATCGTTTACGGCATGGACTACCGGGGTATCTAATCCCGTTCGCTACCCATGCTTTCGTACCTCAGCGTCAGGTCATACCCAGCGGGCCGTTTTCACCTCTGGCGTTCCTCTTCATATCTACGCATTCCACCGCTCCACGAAGAGTTCCACCCGCCCCTGTATGCCTCAAGTTTTCCAGTTCGCCCCCCAATTCCCCGGTTGAGCCGGGGGATTTCAGAGAACGCTTAGAAAACCGCCTGCGTACGCTTTAAGCCCAGTGATTCCGAACAACGCTCGCCACCTTCGTATTACCGCGGCTGCTGGCACGAAGTTAGCCGTGACTTCCTTTAGAGTAGTTCTGCTTGCGCTTACTTGCTCTTGACAGCAGTTTACACCCCGAGGGGCTTCTTCCTGCACGCGGCGTCGCTGGGTCAATCTTTCGATCATTGCCCAAGATTCGTTACTGCAGCCCTCCGTGGAGGTCCGGGCAGTGTCTCAGTCCCGATATGGCGGACCAACCTCTCAGTCCCGCTACCCGTCGTTGCCTTGGTGAGCCGTTACCTCACCAACTAACTGATAGGGAATAGGCCGCTCCGATGCCGATAAATCTTTGATTGCCTGCCCTGCAGCTGGCAATGTTATCAGGTATTACCGCCCCTTTCGGTAGAGAGCAAGCTCTCGACGCTATACCTGTGCATCGGGTACGTTACCTATCCGTTACTCATCCTTTCGCCACTAGCCATGAAAGGCTCGTGCGACTTGCATGTCTTAACCACGCCGCCAGCGTTCGTTCTGAGCCAGGATCAAACTCTTCAATTTAAATCCTTATCTCATAAATCTACTGTTTAAGCGATTTGTGTGATTTCTTTTTTACGGATGCTTCACACTCCAGTTTCTCGCAAGGAGTATGATTTATAACACACCTGTGTTATTATTTAAGCCTTAATTATGCGGTGCGAGCCGCAAAAATTAAAGCACTCCTAACGATTCTGGTCTGTACCCTGTTAAGTTGTTAAAGAACATCTCGCATTCAAACGAGAAGGACAATGATACTATAATGAATTGCTTTTTCAAGCCTTAACTGGGAAAATTTGAGAAAAATTTAAAGTTGATGCTAACAATCATCAGCTTTCAATTCCGGCAGACGCAAAAGCAGCGGCAATCTGGGAGGTGTGAGATATGCTCAGAGCTATCTCAGTGAGATTCATTTTCTTTGCCCTAAGTGCGGTTTGGCCGTAAAGATTCACCACAGGGCGTCCTAAATTGTCCGCAACAGTTTCCACGTCTTTCCAGTTCATACCTCCGCGGAGGCCTGTTCCCAGAAGCTTGAAAACTGCCTCCTTGGCAGCAAATCTGCCGGCAAGCTTTTCATAGGCTTTACGGCCTCTGCCGGCAAGATTGATTTCTTTTTCTGTAAAAACGCGACTGCTGAAATGCTCGCCGTGCTTTTCGAGCATACCCTTAATCCGGGGAATCTCCACAATGTCAATCCCGTTTACGAGCCTTTTCAACCTTCGCTGCTCCTTGAATATGCCTGACGAATACAGAATTCTATAAATCCGTTTGCCTCGCTTATTTTTGCCTGCTCGAAGAGCTCTTTAAGAATATTATTCATCTTTTCAGAGCGGCGTTTCATCCTTATAAATTCTTCGATATCATCCTGCACCTGTGAGAGCTTTTTGAAGCCTGCCTGCTGTTTTTTATCAACCTTAACAATAAAAAAGTTTCCATTATTCTCAATTACATCAGAGATTTGGCCTTCTTCGAGCTTTTTGAGCTCCTCAGCAATCGCATCATAGGGCTCTGCAAATGAAGAAGGGTCTGATGTTTCCCATTTGCCTCCCTGAGAGGCTTTGGGACCTCCGGAAAACTTTTCAACAGCATCAGAAAAACTCATTCCCCCTTCAAGTGCAAGATTTGCCAAAGAGGCCTTCTTATCTGCATTCTCAGCAGATTCGGGGATATGAATAAGCGTAAATTTATATTCGGGCTCTATCTTGAATTTATCATCTTTGTTTTCTTCATAAAACTCCTCAATCTCCTTGAAGCTAACCGAATCGCTCTTTTCAAATTCTGCTGTGAAATAATTTTGAATGAGCATTTTTCTTCTTTTTTCTTCTTTGAATGTCTTCCAGTGGTAGCCGGATTCGGCCAGCTGAGACTGAATCTTGGAATAATCATAGTCCGATTCGGCAAGCATCCTTCTAACCTCTTTATCCACTGCCTTATCGAGCATACCGTCTTCTTCAAGCACCTCTTCAGGCACCTTTCCGGCGGCTTTTTCATAGATTAGTATATCAGAGATTTTTTCTGTTACGAACTGACGGACATAAGGGTAAACCTGCTGCTTATACTGCTGATAGCTGGGAGCATTGACCTGTCCTGATAGCGATACAAGCTTAGAGATGATAAGCTCTGAGGATATAGTCTGGTCTTTTACCGAAAGCACCATCCCGCCGGTCGGTTCGGGCACAGGTTTTTTGGCTAGCTGCTGATATTTGGCAATCTCGGCGTCTGTATAGGTTCTTTCCTTATTTCCTCCGCATCCATGCAGCAAAATTGCGGCAGCAAGTATAAGGGTGATTTTTTTCATTTCTTACTCCATTAGCTTTTACAAAAGTTTACGGAGATTTTAGTTTTTTGCCCCGCTTTTTCAATTCTAATTATTTCCTGCTTTATAACAGAAAGCGGTTAAACTGAACCTCACGTGGTGTAAACTTTGGGATTCGAAAAAAGTACTTGAAAAACACCGGCTTTTATAATAAGATAACCGAAGGTAATTCGGGGGGTTGATTTTGTATGCTGCTTTGGTTCAGGTTTTTAATGAAATTTTAATCAATCCTGCGAAAATTCCTTATTAGAAAAGCTAAAGTAATTGCTTAAAGCAGTTTGTAATTATTTCAGAGGAATTCTGTTTTGGAAAAACGTGTTATTATTTCAGTATTGGCGGTGCTGAGTGTGTCTTTATATTGCGCAGCGAAACAGGCAGATCCGCGGGAGAAAAGCAATGAATTGTCTGATGAAGAGCTCGAGCCCTTAAAGCTCAAGGTTCTTTGTGAAAAAAAGGATATCCTCGGCGAAAAAGAATGCAGTGAAAAGCTTCAATGCAAAGAGCCTGCGCAGCAGTCTTTATTCGTGGATAGAATGTTCTGCAGGAGTTTTTTCTTTGCATTAAATCCTTACCTGCCGGAAAAGGATTTCTTTCTGAATAAGCAGATTTTTTATTTCGACACCAGATTTTCCAAAGATGGCGAAAAAGTTTTTAATACAACGATTCCCGGCCCATACATCAAAGAAGCCGTTTTAGAACTCTGAGAGTTTTTGTGAAATTTAGGGCATTAAACAAAACAGGCAGATTCGAGAGTTACCGTTTGCAGCGGCACATCATCGTGGAAGCCTTTTCTGCCGGTTTCCAGCTCAGCGATTTTGTCAACCACTTCCATACCCTCTATAACCTCGCCGAATGAGGCATATCCGGGATTGCCCGGGGCAAAGTTAAGAAAATCATTATCAGCGTGGTTTATGAAGAACTGCGAGGTTGCACTGTTTGGGTCTGAGGTGCGTGCCATAGCAACAGCGCCTCTCTTATTCTTCAGTCCATTGTCAGACTCCAGCTTTATAGGGGCTTTTGTCTGCTTCTGTTTCATATCCGGCGTAAACCCGCCGCCCTGAACCATAAAGCCTTTAATAACTCTATGAAATATTGTACCGTCGAAGAAACCTTCTTCAACATACTCAGCAAAATTATTTGCTGTTACAGGTGCGCTTTCATAGTTTAAACGCAGCTTGATATCACCAAGACTGGTTTTCAATAGAACGGTATCTTTACTCATATTTTTCTGTTTCGATATAGATATTAGACGAGTGAATCGAGCACGTCTGTTATGTCGTCTTTAGACACAAGACCAACCCACTGCTTCTGCACCTGTCCATCTTTGAACAGGATTACAGTAGGTATAGAAGAAATATTAAATTTCATGGCTGCTTCTCTGCTCTGGTCTGTATCAACTTTGCACACCTTTGCTTTGCCTTTGTATTCTTCGGCAATTTCATCAATAACTGGTCCGAGCATTTTGCAGGGGCCGCACCAAGGTGCCCAAAAATCCACCAGTACCGGCGTATCCGAACCGTTAACCACTTCATCAAATTCTTGGTCGGTAAGCGCAATTGTATTTTCGCTCATATTTAACCTCTATATTTTTGAGTTATTGTTTTTATAAACACTCGCTCTGATTTTAAGCAAAATAAAACGCAATGTCAAACGCAAACAACGTTCATTAGTTTCTTTAAATACATATATACATTACGCTTCACAATGTTCACGATAATCGCAATAATCTAACCTTTTGCTAACAAACTGCTAATATTAACGCTTTATTATTTATTTTATTGTGTTATATTATGCTAATGCTAAGAAGGATTCAGAACGTAATATGGAAAAAGAAAAGATTCTGGTAGTAGAAGATGAGGCTGATGTAAGAGAACTGCTGTGTTACAATCTTAGGGCAAACGGATTTGAGGTTGACACCTGCGGGGATGGTAAACTGGCGGTTGATAAAATTGAAGAATGGAAGCCTAATCTGGTTCTTCTTGATTTAATGCTTCCCGGCCTTGACGGCTTCTCTGTATGCCGAAAGCTCAAAAATGAACCTAAGACGTCTGGTATAAGGGTAATTATGCTTACCGCCAGAGGCGATGAGGCAGATATAGTTACAGGCTTAGAGTTAGGTGCGGACGACTATATAACAAAGCCCTTCAGTCCGAAGGTTTTGACAGCACGGATAAATGCAGTGCTTCGAAGGCCAGGAAGGACATCAGGAACCGGGGAGAAAGATTCCGGTCTTTTAAGGGTTCATGAAATTGAGATCGACACGAGGAAGTATCAGGTTTTTGTATCGGGCAAGCCCTGCAAGCTTACTTCTACAGAATTCCGCCTTCTCTGCTTCCTTGCTGCAAGGCCTGGGTGGGTTTTCACCCGCTACCAGATTGTTGACGCCGTACACGGGGCTGACTATCCTGTAACCGACCGATCTGTTGATGTGCAGGTAGTCGGCCTGAGAAAGAAACTCAGAGAAGCGGGAAAATATATAGAAACCGTACGCGGCGTTGGATACAGATTTATTGAATAAAAATATCGCTAAAGCTGCCGGACTTTATAGATAAAATACTGTCTGCGCAGCGTTAAATGATTCTTAAGGGCGGCGCTGCTTATGAAAAAGAAGAGCATCTTTTGGCGTTTTTTCCGTACAGTTTTTGCAGCAGTATTTCTTTCACTGCTTTTTTGTTTCAGCTCTCTTGATAAAACAATCAGCGAAGTTTCTGAAGACCTTAGCCAAAGAAATCTTTCAAATGCGGCCTCGCTTGCAGAAAAATTACTTCAAAGACACATTGAGAGCCTTGATTACGGCCAAATGGAAAGCATTTGCAAAATCCTTGGCAATAAAACAGACCTTAGATTTACAATAATTAACCATCAGGGGAATGTCCTTGCAGACAGCAGCGCCGCTGCATCAGGGCTTAAAAACTATTCAGACAATCCGCATTTTATTCAAGCCCTTAGAAGCAGAGAAAAACAAACAGAGATTTATACTGCCGGAGATGACGGGGCGATGTGCATCTTCACTCCTGCGGGAAATTCAAATAAACGAAACTTCATACTCAAATGCTGCCTGAAACAGAGCATATCCTCGCAGTACTCTGCAATTATTGCCTCTGCAATGCTGAAAATCGCAAGTGTTTCTCTCATTCTCACTGCGATTTCTTCCGCCTTTCTGGCAAATATTACTATAAGGCCTCTGATAAAAATGCGTAAAGCAGTAATAGACTTCGCCGGAGGCAAGCTTGATAAAAAACTCGAGATCCCGGAAACGCACGAAATGGGCAGTCTTGCAAAGAGCCTGAACAATATGGCAAGAGAGCTGGACAGAAAAATCACCCAAATCACTGAACAGCAGACAAGTCAGGAGGCAATTTTAACTAGTATGGTGGAGGCGGTTGTAGCTCTGAGCAATGAAAACAATGTAATAATGGCCAACAAGGCTGCTGTTGAGTTTTTCGGGCTTCAGGAAGGCTATATCGGGAGTTATTATGCTAATCTCATACGCAACACAGATTTCCAGCAGGCAGTGGAAAACACCACCACCAAAGGCTCTGCAAAAAAAGAAATTGTTCTGATGAGAAACAACAACGAATTCATACTCCACCTTCAAGGGACAGTACTGAAGAATCCTGCCGAGGAAACTATTGGTTCGCTCTACGTTCTCAATGATGTAACAGAAATCAAAAGGCTTGAGGCGATAAGGAAAGACTTCGTGGCCAACGTTTCCCACGAGCTGAAAACTCCGGTAACCTCAATTAAGGGCTTTGCTGAGATGCTTAAGGACGGCGGGATCAGCGACCCCGGCGATCAGGCCAAATTTATCGGCATAATAGCTCGCCAAGCCCAGAGGCTTGAGGCAATAATAGAAGACCTGCTTTCAATCTCTAAACTCGAGCAGAAAGGGGACCAGCTCAGGGTTGACATTGAGCCTGCAGATATAAATGATATCGTGAGCTCGGCAATCCAGCTTTGCGAGAAAAGGGCTTCTCAGAAGAATATCTCCATACACCTGACAGCGAGTAAAGAGATTTTTAGTTCTGTTAACCCAAACCTTCTGGAACAGGCGGTAATTAATCTTATCGACAATGCTGTGAAATACAGCAGTGAAAACACAGATGTCTATATTACAATCCATCAAGACAGCGAAGAAACGCGAATATCCGTTCATGACCACGGATGCGGCATACCAAAAAGCGAACAGAAAAGACTTTTTGAGCGTTTTTACCGCGTGGATAAAGGCAGAAGCCGAGAGCTCGGCGGTACGGGACTGGGGCTTTCCATCGTGAAGCATATCGTTTCTACCGTCCATGGCGGCAGGGTCAGCCTCGAAAGCACGCTCAACAAAGGAAGCACTTTCACTATACATTTGCCGAAAAAATAAAAAATATCGTAAAAATCACATCATCTGCGCCATTTATTATTAACTGTCTTCCTACAATTTCGTCAGTCTTAAAAAACTGTATTCAGCTCAAAGCAGGGAGAGGTTTTAGGTACTCGGAAAATCAAATATCAAAACTGTTATTTAATTAAAACCTATTAAATTTTTAAGGAGCTTACCAAAATGAGAAAGACATTGATTTTTATGCTAATCTCAGCAGCCTTCTGCTTTGCAGAGAAGGTTTACCTCAGTGATTTGGATATTTCCAATACAAGGCAGGGCTGGGGCGAGCCGATGAAAGACAAATCTGTTGCGGGCAACCCAATCAAGATTAAAGGAAAAACATACAAAAAAGGCCTCGGCACACATTCCCACAGCATACTTGAGATAAAAGTTAATGGAGCGGAAAGGTTCAAAGCCCTTGCAGGCATTAATGATGAAGTTATCGGGAATGATGCAGAAGTTCGCT is a window encoding:
- the rdgB gene encoding RdgB/HAM1 family non-canonical purine NTP pyrophosphatase, which codes for MDILLATTNAGKIRDFEILLSGFSINWLSLKDFPEAEEVEEDGETFTENAKRKAIGYARQTGILTLADDSGLEIDALGGAPGVSSARFSGAHKDHSSDAFRIDEENIKKVLRLMDGVPEENRTARFVSSLCLADSEKPILEAEGFLPGRILNEKRGTGGFGYDPVFYLPERGQSVAELAREEKNRISHRANAVKTLRPMLEEFLKRCRQ
- a CDS encoding pseudouridine synthase, which encodes MPKGKAIEILHDNFDFAAVNKPAGVSVTKDRSGAPSVAQLLEGKIQMGEKLRTATRLSKQVPGVVVVSKNMDFHKRLARSIVNNTSAAVYLAIVNGYVPERVGRTETGISRAKDPGRMKIDEKSDAKAVTLWQQIADFGNLSLLAVRPLTARAGQIRLHLDYEGMPLAIDPLYGNPKPLYLSEFKRKYTRSQSKTERPMVENLTLHAYQFEFASELGGFAPAAAKPEKKFLAAVKMLAKHAGPREGAFINPKHFDQIINCKPLDELEILEYKGRKNGYTSGNN
- a CDS encoding DUF1961 family protein translates to MKAVKLLIFMLACGACMGYEAKIWLTQDAVNSTGLSDTERADVSDFVNFDIIDGPMNGAKALKAKEKKMYFSGDLNAPISKEGTFMIWIRPHKTMRTGKGEPEETYEIAEVDKLFKFDLAKSANKLDFRFSWENGTSRLNDMHILLPEIPGEEWMHFAFVWDADEGIFNCYVNGTPYLRKRRRLKQLDNEGGNRLNITTSQIAVSECRLYDKVIEESAIDHYIEQQNRKKMNKYLGIIPTREFSLLGYFGSEDIEKELIFSSPLRAPKDVRGWVAEGPAQINFRKDGLVMESTMKDFDFATGHITFWCWANFPPNFLAEWNVQVLSENGACLVFFSAIGQNGKDVYDSSIDFRTGRSEDYTNGDIDLYSLSYYSDMPLGASRNASYLRLNSGRYLADLGIPGIDSKSNEVHKITLMRAEGRIQLAVDGWVIIDYQEDKERFGKLPGAGKIGFRQLKWTKVKYSDFKVYALKKD
- the recR gene encoding recombination mediator RecR, encoding MPEKNTTNPAYTKALNNLIEKFAELPGIGRKTAERLAFHVLKSEKAEAMELARAVSEVKTKIKQCKICCSYSEEEICPICQAPSRDKSTVCVVEQPKDLISLEKTGICKWTYHVLGGHIAPLEGIEPEDLTIDKLISRIRQGGIREIIMATNPTVEGDATSLYVTSLLRDSSIRITRLARGLPAGSSIEFSNNSILSDAILGRDEIE
- the dnaX gene encoding DNA polymerase III subunit gamma/tau codes for the protein MAYTVLARRYRSQRFDDIAGQDAIAHTLKNAILSDRVAHAYLFCGTRGVGKTTMARVLAKALNCQSVESPTTEPCCECESCIAINSGEDIDVIEIDGASNNGVENIRDLRQNAMYRPARGRYKIYIIDEIHMLSTGAFNALLKILEEPPAHVKFIFATTEPNKVLPTIQSRCQRFDFRSIDPQTIQKQVKMVLEAEGISCDDDFAVALSRLANGSMRDALSLLDQILSTGADNLTLEVLENTLGEPGRAEIARMTELIGDSDAPGVLEVCDELLSKGMSPEQITDSLIDSFRDLMITASAGAGSSLIVQTAAEAEETERIAGKFDIASLVYAVTTMERMRGTVKKSDNPRAILEAALMRLTLSEHFINVQTLVRQTAGGGGGKKNSQAGGKPAGARKPSLKQAFAEKNGSAADKLEQAGSVECGNLEELQSRWQEVVQKTAKVNMSLGANLSNAEPAGFENGNLVLHAKTGMAGRLLQTKKQEAEKVFAKILGTEIALQVRQEASSSGEPANKPKGAKSSFKDQRQAMKDPGVQKVLNTFNAQIIGISRPKNQ
- the acpS gene encoding holo-ACP synthase, producing the protein MKRLVNGIDIVEIPRIKGMLEKHGEHFSSRVFTEKEINLAGRGRKAYEKLAGRFAAKEAVFKLLGTGLRGGMNWKDVETVADNLGRPVVNLYGQTALRAKKMNLTEIALSISHTSQIAAAFASAGIES